The Streptococcus parasanguinis genomic sequence ATCTACGATCAAGCCCCGCTTGGGCAATTTTGGAAAGCGCGAGAGCAGGACGCTATCCACGGAATAACTAAAGACTTCCCGATTTTGTATAATTTTCACATCACTTGAAAAGAGTTGATTGACGCGCTCGCCGTCTTTTAATTCGATATCTGTCATGGCTCTATTATAGCATGAAAAGAGGCCTGGGGAAAGATCGATAAAACATAAAAAGAGGCTGGAACAAAAGTCCTAGCCTCTCAATTATTTTTGGATTGTCGATCAAGACGCAGTGGTTGAGTGGGCTCTACTACGCTGATTTCATCAGCTTTTACAGCCCTACTCAACTGTGCGGAGGTGGGACGACGAAATCGAATTCTAACGAATTACCGATTTCTGTCCCACTCTCTTTTTTTAATCAAATTCATATTTTTGGAGAATTGTAGTGAGGATAAAGACTCCTGTAAAGATGGCCATCAATGCCAGATAAACTGGGAAAGTAGTGGCTGTAAGGAGGGAAATCTCGATCAAGTTTTTCAACACGACCGCAGATGCGTAGAATCCTACTACAGAGAAGACGATGAGAAGCGCACGCCAGATATTTAGTGGCAGGCAAGCACGGATAACGGATAGGAAACCGATGGATCCAAGTAAGTAGTAGGATACAGTAGACATATCGGCTACAGACCAACCATGGCTTGCTCCCCAAAGGCGAATAAACAAGACACTAAAGACGACCATCAAGGCGCTTGGTAAGGCTAACAGAAGGGAACGTCTCAAGAAGTGTTTTTCAACCGGTTTGATATTGCGTTCAAAGGTCAACACAAATGGTGGGAATCCTTCGACGAATTGGTCAATCAGGGTGATTTGAATAGGGATGAAAGGGAAAATCAGCAAATAGTTGACGTTAAAGAAGAGAGCACTGGCAATACAGATGATAGCCAAGAGGAAGGAATAGATCGTTTTGATAAAGAAGATTGGAGCGATTCGTCCAATGTTATTCACCACACGACGGCCTTCAAAAAGAATTTCTGGAACGTCATTAAAGTCAGAGTTCAAAAGAACAATATTGGCAATTTGACGGGTTGCTGGATCTCCCTCTGCCATCACGATGGAGCAGTCTGCTTCGCGAAGAGCAAGGATATCATTGACCCCATCTCCTGTCATAGCAGTCGTCCGACCAGCTGCTTTCAAGGTTTGGATAAGCAGTTTTTTCTGGTGAGGAGACACGCGCCCAAAGATAGCTGTTTCTTCTGCTTGATCCACTAATTGATCATCAGAAATTTTTGAACAATCGATGTAGTTCTCATAATTTTTGAAGCCAGCTTGTTGAGCGATATAAGAGACCGTCACAGGGTTGTCACCGGAGATGATTTTGAGATCCACTCCTTGAGAGCGCAAATACTCAAGAGTATCTGAAGCCCCTTCACGAATGGGGTCTGTAATCTCAATAACCGCAATCCCTTCAAGATTTTCAGGCAGTTTCAATTCCTGCATGCTGATCAGTTCTGAACTGTGAGCCAAGACGAGCACGCGCGATCCACGAGCTTGTGCTTCGACGACAGCAGCGGGATTTTCTTGAAGGAGCATTTCAGGAGCACCGAGAAAGACGGTTCCAAGGTTGGATAGGTGCATAGCTCCCCATTTCCGATCACTTGAGAAAGGAATAATGTTTTCTGCAGTATAAGCATGCTCCAACTCCCCATAAGCCTTGCGAATAGCTTGAGCAGTAGGATTGGTGTCCTCGCTATATTGCATGTAAGCAGAGAGAATGACCTGGATCGTTTCCTCAGAAAAATGCTCGGATAAGCTATGGAGAGCTTCGACGGTCATCTTTCCTTGAGTGATGGTCCCGGTCTTATCTAGACACAAGGTATCCACACGCGCCAGGGTTTCGACTGAGTACATTTCTTGGACAAGAACCTTGCGCATGCCGAGCTTAATAACCGCTGTCAAAAGAGACGTAACTGTCAGTAAGGCAATTCCTTTTGGCAACATTCCCAAGAGAGCTGTGGAAGAATTCACGACAGAATCCTTGATTGGTAGCATCTTGATCAACAGTGCTTCAAAGAAGAGGGCAAGGCCAAATGGAATGATAATTTTACCAGTGAAGCTAGAAATTTTCGCTAAGTTATAAAGAATACGCGAATTGATCGGCTTCAAGGTTTTAGCTTCCATCATCAGTTTGTTGGCATAGTTGTTTGCTCCAACTCGCTTGACACGGGCATAGACTTGACCACTGGCAATATAACTACCTGAAAGAAGTTCATCGCCAACTTCTTTTAAGACTAGATCACTCTCACCAGTTAGCATAGCCTCATTGGCTTCAGCGATACCAGACATGACTTCGGCATCACTAGGGATCTGCTCACCCGAAGATAAAAGCATTAAATCACCCAGAACAAGCTTTTCTGGTGGAATCGCATCTTTTTCTCCGTCTCGAATGACAGTCACTAGCTCACGACTCATGAGGTTGAGTTTATCAATCATCCGCTTGGCGCGCATCTCGGTCATGATCCCTGTAATGGCATTGAAGCAAATGACTGCGAAAAAGATCATATTGCTCCATGCCTGTACAGCAGCCAAGGCCACAGCAATCACAAAGTTTAAGGTATTAAACAAGGTGAAGACGTTGCGCTTGATAATTTGCCAGGTACTGGTACTTGTATTCGTTGTAAAATCATTGGTTTGTCCGCGATCCATTTTCTTGCGGACTTCACTGAGGGACAAGCCCTTTAAATCAATAGTTTCCATAGACAATATGATATCATTTTTTTGAGAAAAAGACTATCTAGAATCGGTCCGCTGAGACAATTTTTATCTAAAAAAGGTTTGCGGTCAAAATCAGGATACGGTATAATAAGAAAGAACCTTTTACAGGATGGAATATCTTGTAGAGAGACGAATGAAATGGATTTGAGGAACAACTATGTTTTATACCTATTTACGTGGCCTTGTTGCCTTTATTCTGTGGGTTTTAAATGGGAATGCCCATTACCATCATAAGGACAATATTCCAGATCGGGAAGAGAACTACATCTTGGTATCCCCTCACCGGACTTGGTGGGATCCGGTCTATATGGCCTTTGCAACCAAGCCAAAGCAGTTTATCTTTATGGCGAAAAAAGAACTCTTCACCAATCGTATTTTTGGCTGGTGGATTCGCATGTGTGGGGCATTTCCGATCGACCGTGAAAATCCGGGAGCAGAAGCCATTAAGTATCCTGTCAATATGCTGAAAAAGAGCAACCGTTCCTTGATTATGTTTCCAAGTGGAAGCCGTCATTCTCAAGACGTAAAAGGCGGTGTTGCCATCATTGCCAAAATGGCGAAGGTCCGTATCATGCCAGTGACTTATACTGGTCCAAGAGACTTGAAAGGGTTGGCAACGGGTGAACGCATTGATATGAACTTTGGACATCCCATTGATATTTCGGATATTAAAAAGATGAATGACGAAGGAGTGGCAGAAGTTGCCCGCCGTATCCAAGAGGAGTTTGACCGTTTGGATGCGGAAGCGCAAGCGATCAACACCCCAACAAAACCTTTTATCTTGATTCGTTTGTTAAAAATCCTTTTGATTCCCCTTGTCTTAGTCGTTGGCATCTTGACATTGCTCTTTAGTTACCTAGCAAGCTTTGTATGGGATCCAGACAAACATCGGAAAAACAAGTAAAAAAACTGAGAGTTTTTCTCAGTTTTTTTTATTTTTACGAATAATAAAAGTGAGAGGAGGTTTCTTATGGAGGATATCATCGAAAAAATCAAAGAATATAAGCTATTTTTAGCTCTTACTGCTATCGGACTCTTACTTGGAGGGTATTTTCTTTTTCATCGACCTCAGTCAAGTGCATCCACCATACCGGATCTTTATCAGGCTTCTAGTTCAACTTCGAGCAAAGAAAAGGTGCAGACCACTAGTTCCAAAGAAGAAAAGACGGCGACTTCTGTGTCTGATGCACCCGAGATCATTACGGTCGATGTCAAAGGAGCCGTCAAACAACCAGGTGTCTATGAGTTGCGCTCCAATAGCAGAGTCCACGATGCTATTTATAAGGCAGGCGGGATGACAGCAGATGCCAATAGTCAATCGGTCAACTTGGCGCAAAAACTCTCCGATGAAGCAGTGATCTATGTTGCTAAAGAAGGAGAGGATGTTCCAGAACTTGGAAGTTCAGAAAGTCCTGCAACTTCGTCAGCACCAGCAGAAAAAACAGGCAAGGTCCATTTAAATCGAGCAACCGAATCAGATCTCCAGACAGTATCAGGCATTGGCCAGAAACGTGCCCAGGACATTATCGCCTATCGCGAAGCAAATGGTCCTTTTCGATCAGTGGATGATCTGAAGAATGTTTCAGGAATCGGAGAGAAAACACTGGAGAAACTAAGAGATGCTTTCACGGTGGATTAAAGACCTTCCTTTTTCGCTTGTCCATCTCGCCTTTGTGCTCCTATGGCTGTATTTTAGTATCTATCAACCATCTTGGCTTTCGATCAGCGGTCTAGTAGTAGTGGGAGTTTTAGCGGTTCATCACTATAAAGGGGAGCGCTCAAGTTTGCTAGGGCTTGCTTTAGCAACCCTTTGTTTTGCGGCCTTCTTTGTCTTTCAGCGACTACAGGATCATCCAGTACAAGCAGAAAGTCAGCCCCCATCCCACTTACGCCTGATTCCAGATACCATCAAGATCAATGGGGACGCCCTGTCTTTTCGTGCTAAAAATCAGGGAAGGACCTACCAAGTCTTCTACACTTTAAAATCAGAAAAAGAAAAACAGCAGTGGCAAAGTCAAACCCGCTTGATGGAGTTGACATATAAAGGTGTTATAGAAGAACCAGAAGGGCAACGAAATTTTAGAGGATTTGACTACCGGTCTTATTTGGAAACACAGGGAATTCACTATCAAATAAAAATTGAAGCGATCCAATCTGCGGTTCCCATCCAAACGTGGAATGTTTTTGACTGGCTATCTCAATGGAGGCGCCAAGCCATTGTTTGGAGCAAGGAGCACTTTCCACAGCCGATGAACCAGTATATGACCGGCCTTCTTTTTGGTTATTTAGATACGGATTTTGAAGAGATGGATCAGCTTTACACGAGTTTGGGCATCATCCATTTGTTCGCCTTATCTGGGATGCAGGTCGGCTTTTTCATCAATGGGATCCGGAAAGCTCTCTTACGTCTAGGAATCTTGCAAGAGACAGTCGATATCTGGATGCTTCCAATTTCTTTGGTCTATGCTGGCTTGACAGGTTTTTCAGTTTCAGTGGTTCGTAGTCTCTTGCAGAAGATCCTCTCTCAAAAGGGGATCCGAGGGATGGAGAATATGGCGATGACCTTGATGATCTTAATGGTGCTCATGCCCAAGTTTCTTCTGACAGCTGGAGGGGTCTTGAGTTGTGCCTACGCCTTTATTTTGACCTTGGTAGATACCAGTTCTTATTCAGGACTTAAAAAGCTACTAGTGGAAAGTTTCTGGATTAGCCTGGGAATTTTGCCCCTTTTGACCTATTACTTTAGTGTCTTTCAACCGTGGTCACTCCCTTTAACCTTCCTCTTTTCTTTCTTATTTGACCTTGTCCTTCTTCCAGGTTTAACGGTGCTATTTATCTTATCGATTCTAAAGCCCCTTACAATTTTTAACAGTTTCTTTCTTCTCATAGAGGAGTGTATTCGTTGGATTTCAAAGCTCACGTCGCTACCTTTGGTATTTGGTCAGCCGACGGGACCAGCTCTGATTGCTCTCTTCCTTCTTTTAGGAATCTTGTATGATCTTCGAAAGCAAAAAAAACGTCGTTTCCTGTTAATAGGCATGATTCTACTCATCTTTTGTTGGACCAAGCATCCTTTAGAAAATGAGATTACCATGGTGGATATTGGTCAAGGAGACAGTATCTTTTTACGCGATTGGAAAGGAAGAACCATATTGATTGATGTCGGAGGACGTGTCACTTTTAAAAGTGGAGAAAAGTGGCAAGAGCGCAGTCAATCTGCCAATGCGGATCAAACCTTGATTCCCTATCTCAAGAGTCGTGGTGTTGGAAAACTCGATGCTTTGGTCTTGACTCATACAGACCAGGACCATATGGGCGATATGGTGGAGGTTGCCAAACAAATCCCAGTTAAAAAAGTGTATGTCAGTCCAGGTAGTCTAACTAATTCTCAATTTCGAGAGAAATTGAAACAGCTTCATAGTCCGATTAAAGTAGTCCAGAGAGGAGATCAACTACCTATTTTTGATCATCATCTAGAAGTCTTATCCCCTGATGAAGTGGGGGATGGTAAAAATGATGATTCAATTGTCCTCTATGGGCAGTTCTTTCAGAAACGATTTTTGTTCACGGGTGATTTGGAAGAAGCTGGAGAGAAAAAACTATTGAAAAACGATCCACAATTACAAGTAGATGTCTTGAAAGTAGGCCACCACGGTTCTAAAGGTTCCTCTAGTGATGTGTTTTTAGATCAGTTACATCCTCAGTTGGCCTTGATCTCTGTTGGAAAGAAAAATCGCTACCAACATCCCCATAAAGAATTGCTCGATCGTCTAGAGGAACGCTCTATTTCTTACCTTCGTACCGATGAAAGGGGAGCGATTCGCTTGATTGGGTGGGACCATTGGAGGGTAGAAACGGTCCGCTAGAGACGAGGAGAGGTTTGCTTTCTATGCTGAAAATTGCTATTATAGAAAGTGAAATCAATGTAAAGGTAGAATCGTATGAACGCATTTAAGCAATTTTGGATACAGTATGCAGATTTTTCAAGTAAGACCAGTCGGGCCCATTTTTGGCTAGCTTTTTTCTGGAATTCCCTGATTTCTTTGCCTCTTTGGGTTTTTTACATCGTGACCTCTTTATCCCATCAAAATGCTCAAGAAACGCTCAATTTTTCAACTGTTCATTCTAAGACAGGTTTATGGGCGCTCGCTTTCTTAGCATTCTTTTACTTCCTCATTTTGGTACCCAGTCAAGCCATTTGTGTACGTCGCTTGCGGGATGCGGGAATCCATTGGTCTTGGATCTTTTTGAACCTTGGTCCGGTTCTGCTCTATTTGTTGACGGGGCTAGATATTTTCCTATTTCTTTGGGGGATTACAGTTATTTCTCTCTTGATTCTCATGATGCTTCCAGGGAAAAACACCTTCCCACAACCAGTAGAAACTCCTATGGGAGTGGCTTCTGAACCACAGGTCACAGCGACAGGGGGGAGCTTTGGAGGCAACTCGTTTGAGCAAATCCCTAATTTTGTAGCAGCACCTGATTTGTCTGATGAAAAACCACCATTGGAACAAAGAATGGCTGCTGAACACGAAATCCACTAAAGTGATAAAGATAAGAGAGTTTCATGCAAGCAATTACCGACATTAAACATCTGACGGTTCAAACTCTGCCTCCTATTCTTGTCTTGACGGGTGAGGATGTAGGTCAATTTGAATGGTTAAAAAAAGACATTTTAAAAAAAATAGGCTATGATCCCTCAGATTTGAATTATTCTTATTTTGATATGAAGGAAGCCTCCTATGCTGAAGTCGAGCTGGATTTGGTCAGTCTTCCCTTTTTTGCAGATGAAAAAATTGTGATTTTGGATCACTTATTGGATTTGACCACTGCCAA encodes the following:
- a CDS encoding cation-translocating P-type ATPase, whose translation is METIDLKGLSLSEVRKKMDRGQTNDFTTNTSTSTWQIIKRNVFTLFNTLNFVIAVALAAVQAWSNMIFFAVICFNAITGIMTEMRAKRMIDKLNLMSRELVTVIRDGEKDAIPPEKLVLGDLMLLSSGEQIPSDAEVMSGIAEANEAMLTGESDLVLKEVGDELLSGSYIASGQVYARVKRVGANNYANKLMMEAKTLKPINSRILYNLAKISSFTGKIIIPFGLALFFEALLIKMLPIKDSVVNSSTALLGMLPKGIALLTVTSLLTAVIKLGMRKVLVQEMYSVETLARVDTLCLDKTGTITQGKMTVEALHSLSEHFSEETIQVILSAYMQYSEDTNPTAQAIRKAYGELEHAYTAENIIPFSSDRKWGAMHLSNLGTVFLGAPEMLLQENPAAVVEAQARGSRVLVLAHSSELISMQELKLPENLEGIAVIEITDPIREGASDTLEYLRSQGVDLKIISGDNPVTVSYIAQQAGFKNYENYIDCSKISDDQLVDQAEETAIFGRVSPHQKKLLIQTLKAAGRTTAMTGDGVNDILALREADCSIVMAEGDPATRQIANIVLLNSDFNDVPEILFEGRRVVNNIGRIAPIFFIKTIYSFLLAIICIASALFFNVNYLLIFPFIPIQITLIDQFVEGFPPFVLTFERNIKPVEKHFLRRSLLLALPSALMVVFSVLFIRLWGASHGWSVADMSTVSYYLLGSIGFLSVIRACLPLNIWRALLIVFSVVGFYASAVVLKNLIEISLLTATTFPVYLALMAIFTGVFILTTILQKYEFD
- a CDS encoding DNA internalization-related competence protein ComEC/Rec2 → MLSRWIKDLPFSLVHLAFVLLWLYFSIYQPSWLSISGLVVVGVLAVHHYKGERSSLLGLALATLCFAAFFVFQRLQDHPVQAESQPPSHLRLIPDTIKINGDALSFRAKNQGRTYQVFYTLKSEKEKQQWQSQTRLMELTYKGVIEEPEGQRNFRGFDYRSYLETQGIHYQIKIEAIQSAVPIQTWNVFDWLSQWRRQAIVWSKEHFPQPMNQYMTGLLFGYLDTDFEEMDQLYTSLGIIHLFALSGMQVGFFINGIRKALLRLGILQETVDIWMLPISLVYAGLTGFSVSVVRSLLQKILSQKGIRGMENMAMTLMILMVLMPKFLLTAGGVLSCAYAFILTLVDTSSYSGLKKLLVESFWISLGILPLLTYYFSVFQPWSLPLTFLFSFLFDLVLLPGLTVLFILSILKPLTIFNSFFLLIEECIRWISKLTSLPLVFGQPTGPALIALFLLLGILYDLRKQKKRRFLLIGMILLIFCWTKHPLENEITMVDIGQGDSIFLRDWKGRTILIDVGGRVTFKSGEKWQERSQSANADQTLIPYLKSRGVGKLDALVLTHTDQDHMGDMVEVAKQIPVKKVYVSPGSLTNSQFREKLKQLHSPIKVVQRGDQLPIFDHHLEVLSPDEVGDGKNDDSIVLYGQFFQKRFLFTGDLEEAGEKKLLKNDPQLQVDVLKVGHHGSKGSSSDVFLDQLHPQLALISVGKKNRYQHPHKELLDRLEERSISYLRTDERGAIRLIGWDHWRVETVR
- a CDS encoding DUF805 domain-containing protein encodes the protein MNAFKQFWIQYADFSSKTSRAHFWLAFFWNSLISLPLWVFYIVTSLSHQNAQETLNFSTVHSKTGLWALAFLAFFYFLILVPSQAICVRRLRDAGIHWSWIFLNLGPVLLYLLTGLDIFLFLWGITVISLLILMMLPGKNTFPQPVETPMGVASEPQVTATGGSFGGNSFEQIPNFVAAPDLSDEKPPLEQRMAAEHEIH
- a CDS encoding lysophospholipid acyltransferase family protein; this encodes MFYTYLRGLVAFILWVLNGNAHYHHKDNIPDREENYILVSPHRTWWDPVYMAFATKPKQFIFMAKKELFTNRIFGWWIRMCGAFPIDRENPGAEAIKYPVNMLKKSNRSLIMFPSGSRHSQDVKGGVAIIAKMAKVRIMPVTYTGPRDLKGLATGERIDMNFGHPIDISDIKKMNDEGVAEVARRIQEEFDRLDAEAQAINTPTKPFILIRLLKILLIPLVLVVGILTLLFSYLASFVWDPDKHRKNK
- a CDS encoding helix-hairpin-helix domain-containing protein produces the protein MEDIIEKIKEYKLFLALTAIGLLLGGYFLFHRPQSSASTIPDLYQASSSTSSKEKVQTTSSKEEKTATSVSDAPEIITVDVKGAVKQPGVYELRSNSRVHDAIYKAGGMTADANSQSVNLAQKLSDEAVIYVAKEGEDVPELGSSESPATSSAPAEKTGKVHLNRATESDLQTVSGIGQKRAQDIIAYREANGPFRSVDDLKNVSGIGEKTLEKLRDAFTVD